TGTGGCACTCTTGAAGTAATTGCAGAATACGCATGCcagaagtgaaaaaagaaatataataacAAAGACAGATCCTCTTTACCTTAGCTGTTTTACTTCCATTGACCGATAGTGAAGAAATGAAATCAAATAAGGGCTCCTGACATTCCTTGAGATTGCAAGAAAGTGAAGGCCAATAGTTCATTTGGAGATTAATATTCAAGTGAGGAGCAGCACTGAGTGAAAGGGTAGAAGTATAGTTACTAATTTATATATCAGCATAATAAAACTTTTATATACATGAAGCagaaaaaattggcaaaatagagaaagatgataatgatgacaGCGACAACAAGTCACTGATGAAGGTGATGCAGAACACAGGATAAAGTGACATACTCCCATGCTGGCTCGATATCTTTATTCCAAATACCCTGCAAGTTTGACACTTGGGTTCCTGGCCGTGAACTAGAAATAAGCAAGTATCGACCATATTGAAACAGAAGTTCCACCAAAGAAGGATCTTCGTCTGTCTGAAAAGATTTCACTCTCTCTGCAGTAGAAATAGTATCACTGTCCTTGATCAAGGAGACGGATGCAGAAGACAGGACTCTGTTTATTTCAAGAGACTTGTCCTTCAAGGCAGGTTTAGCATTCTTTGAAAGCTGCAAAGAAGCTCGATGGAAAAGACTCTGGTAGTCATTCAGATGGCGCGAAAGAAGATCAGAATATGACAACTTCCTTATTGATTCCATAAATCTGATGGACTCTGAAGTAGGATCTCTGGGAGAATCTGAGGGCTTGGTGAATGGATCCTtaaatgaagatgaagcaaccAGAAGCAGGACTGCCCAATCTGAACCCTCAACCACCAACCTTTTGTTGTCCAGAACATTTATTGTTCCCTGGCCATCACTAATCAGCAGATGAAGAACTGCAGCAAATTGAACTCCCTTAGGGTTATCATTTGCATTCACTTTTGGAGAAATCCTTTGACCAGGGCAACTCCCTTCCATTACTATTTCAACTTTGCCATTTACATAAGTATGATGATGTAACTTGCTATCAAGAGAAACTGTAAACGAGATAGATCCTGGCTTGTCTGCAGAAAGCTTCATCACCACAACTTGATCAGGACAAGAAGCAAAATATTCCCTAGTGAATTCCACATCATTGACCGAATACTTTACAGTAACTGTAGCAGTGTCCAAGTCTAGCTCTCTGTGGTATGTCTCTTCTGCATATGAACGATGGGAATCATCAAAGTCAAGCTTAATGTCCCCGAGAAGTTGGTAGACCTTCAACAGAATCGTGAAAAGAATATAGTGAGTATATGCATGCCTCAGGCATTAGCCAGATCCAACCCTTTAACAAATGAAATAGGACCAGACTAGACAACACAACAAACGATACATTTTGTGGATTCATCCTTGTACCAGGTTGGGCAAACCTTAAATGTGACGTaaaaatgaaatgtttattGCACAAATCACGGCAAACCCAGTAGAAAACAAAAgcataaaatgaaagttaaatCGAGAGAGATCTTTACATCAGAAGGATGATCTGACAACTTCACTGCTGCTGCAGTTGCCTCAGCATATTGGCCCTCATCAACAAGCTTTCTGACTTTGGATAGTGCCTCAGGAGCATTGGGATCAGCATAGTTGCCGGGAACTCCAGTCCAGAGCGTGTCCTCTGCATAAAGAAATGATGAGCACACCGTAGAGAGAATTTAGTTTACTATGTTGTGGAGATGGTGAAGAATACTATGCTCAAAACTTAAGATCCAATCAtcctttttttccatcttcctCGATGCATCACAGCAACATCATGTTACTTTAAAAAACTAGAGTAAAGCCTAGAGATCTTGATGGTCAATTTCAAGCAGAGTTGAGCAAAGCAACATCGATGCCGGGATGTTATTCTCAAAACTTAAGTTCCTATTGGCACTgtttatttatctttcttgACACATCCCAACAAAAAAAACCTGTTACTTTTAAAACTGCAGGATATCCTGCCCATTGAAGATCAACGATAGAAAAACAGAGTCGAGCACATTATAATTAAACATCAATGACAAAGCACTTAAAGTGCAGTAAACATTGCAGCAGAGGTTTCAGAAACAAATGAAGGCAACTTCATCATCTTTTTGATCAAAATACACGCCCACCACGAACTATGGCAACAAGCGTGGTCCACATCAGCTGTGGCCCGTGAATTTTGCATTGTGACGACACAATAATCCGCCAATGCGCCTCCAAAAGCAATATTGTCCCCCAAATTGTGATCGTTAATGCAGGATAACTACACTACCAAAATTTAATGTTGTTTAGTCTGAACTACGGATATTGAGAATCAAATACCCACTGATCAAAATTTAAACTTCGCAACTCTAAACCGTCCAAGAATAATTCTTTTAGTCCAGCAACAAACTAACAATCCACAATCTTAAAAATTCCAAAGATCCAAGATTTTCCACTCCTACATTTTCAGCATCCAACTATCGTCTTTCCCCGTCAGGAGACCAAGCAAGCAAGAACGTCAAGTCTCTGCATTTTAAGCGCAAGAACTGCGAAAGAGTACCATTGAGCTGGAGAGTCTCCGAGAGGACGCTGCCCCAGACCATGGCTCCGAGCCGCCCATTCCCGATGGGAAAAGCATCGGTCCAGTGCTTCGCGGGCTCGCCCGACGTTATCTTCAACGGCCCGGGATCCTCTGCATCCGATCCCACCGGCAACCCACTCGGGCTCCAGTGATCTTTCTCCCTCGGCTTCGAAACCAGAACCCACCCCTCATCTTCCATTGCCATCACCGACAGAGAGAACCAggcaagaagaaagagaaactgCCCAAGAGCCGAGCCAGCGAAGGAGATGACAAAAACGACACCTTTCCAAGCCCGGAACCCGTAAATGGGCAATCAGAAAGGGACAGGAAAAGGCTGTTGGGTGAGTGAGCGAAAAGGGCGGTGGGCTAGTGAGAGAGTGgggctcagagagagagagagagagagagagagagagcagagcagagcaggGAATATGGTTCACGCGGCAATGTTGTCCAGTTGTATGGAGAATGGACCCACGAAGCAAGCGGGATCCATGTTCTCTTCCTCCCTTCGGGTTCCTTAAATTCTGCCTCTGACGTCGTTAACGTTACTCGAGGCAGGGGGATCACGGGGAACCTCGAGCGGAAGAGAGATTTCTTTTGCTAATCAACCGTTCCGCTTTCCTCGTCCACGAAGCGCGGCGGCGATTCGTCCAAATCTTTTCTCTCAATCCCTGGATCCGTGAACTTCGATGAGGTGTCCTAAAGTTGCATGGCAGGAGATCAgacaacgttttttttttttaatagtacgGAGATTAATGTCGGGCCAAATCTTTGTGATTCGAGTGTCGGAGAGCATGCTCATTTTTTAATGGCGAGTCGCCGCGACGGGAGAGAACCAGGAGCCCGTGCTCCAGGCCCGTCATGGCTAGCATGGGCTTTTCCAGGTGGATCGTCAGAAACGATTCGAATGAAACAGTGGGCTGCCAATCTAAACCCATTTCAGAATATTCGGAAAGGCGACGGGTAGGGATTTCACCACGGTCGCGTATTCTCTTAGGATCTCGGTTGGAAACCATGGGCCTATGCGGTCCGTATGACGGACCGGGAGTCTAGTTTACCAAATCCGATGAGGACTTAATCAGATGTCGATGGATGCCGAATACCTTCACTTTATAAAAAGGATGTCCGTTCGGAAAGTGATGAAGCCAAAGCTGGTATATGGGCAGACCGTTAGCCGATTCGCGCTTCGAGCCTTGGTAAGCTCAAGTAGGCACCATGCCCCTAGTGGGGTCTAATTGTTTAGTTTTAACGTCAAATTTGTGAGTATGCATGATTCGCTCTTGGGCTTAATTGAGCTATCGTTCTCGCTTCACTCAAAGTAGAATGTGAAGTCCGTCTTTCAAGCCCGTGCTTTTCTATACTACGGGCCTTAGGATGGGCTTTTCAGTGGGTGTACGGGCTTTTCAGTGTGTGTACCCCTTGCTTTCGCTAATCTCCAACTGAGCAAGCCGTCCCATTCTACCCGGTGACCAGACAGAACCGACCATGAAAACAAGTCCAACTCCTGGTTCCAATAAAAAAAGGATCCGATTTCCAATtctaaaaacttgaaaataagtTCAATTCAAAAAATAGGGTAAGTTCCAAAATCAGTTCTAAGGCAAATAGAGTACGTTCCACattcttaattaaaaattaaaacttaattaaaaattaaaaatcgattctAACATTGGAACCTATGATCACCCTTTTTAGAAAGTTATCAGTAATCAGTTTctatggaaaatgaaaagttacaCATGTACTTACAGCATCAATATCAGCCAAGACACAAGCCTATGCCCAAGCCAAAGCAGCTGGGCAAAAAGACAGCTGCTCGTGACTCTGTTCTTCACAATCACAAAACAACCAAAACACCCACACTTGcccttccacttcttttttgttctttcgcATTTCCCCGCCCCAATCATTTCATCAGTACTGTTCTTTCTTCACCctcaagaaaaggaagatgTACCATCTTTTGCACTACTGGTTTTCTCTTCACCTACCTTTTTATGCTAAGTTTTGCCACATCTTTCCTTGGCCTTTTTCCTTCAAAAAGTCATGGCAAGCAGAGTCCCATCACTCCTCTCCAAAAGTACCCTACCTTTGCCCTAAAACTGGGAAACTGAGGCTGGTGATTTCTTCTATCTCTTTTACTCTttggtggaagaagaagaaaagctggTGGCCATTGAAGGTGACCAAAGATCAGCTCCATTATTGCTACTTTGCAAGTGATAAGTGCATGCCATGGGGACTAGGCACAGTCCTCTGCTCCTCAGGTCCTTACTTGATCCTTCTTGTCCACCGTTTTCTCCAAACTCCTAATAAAGATCatggagaggaaaagaaaatttagttgAAGCACAACCTTTGAGACATTGGAATCATTTTCCTACATTAGGGATGGAAAATCAATACTATCAAACCATATGCATATACAATTACTCATCATATTGCTAAAGCACGATACACTATAATGTTTCATGTCCCCCAAACCCTCACCATTCTCAGTTCAACCGGCCTTAATTTTGTCGACCGAACTTATAATTTTGCTACAGCGAATTGCCGAGCCAAACTGGCAACTCCCGATTGATATTTTGCTCCTGTTTCCACAAGGAATGTTGCACCCCTGTTAACTTTCTCATAAGAAAAGTGATTTGTGTGACCTATATTGTTGTTCAAGGGCAGGCTGTTAATGGCCACAGCCCATCATTGACCCAGCCAGCCCGTGACCATGTCGCTGGTCCACAGGTTCTGCGTATGCCTAGCACGGGTGGGACAATTATGAAGTCAAACCGTCAAGCGTGCAGTCTAATGCTCTTACAAAAACTGGTGTCTTAAACAAAGTGTAGTCCCATAAATTTGTAATAGATATCCGAGTCACATGCGGAATCCGCGCATAAATTTGTCCTATCCGGATTTCTATCCGACCCAATAATGCTCTTTTTCCTTGTAAAAGATTGCTCGCGAGTGACGTCGATGTTGTATTTATATCTGAACTGAGGATAGACACGCAAACAGAAACACAGAGAGAAATCATAAACTTACAGGGAGGAGGTGGGTTGGTGTGGATGGCTGTTGGAGATAAGGAGAGCACAGGACCTGAACCTGTTCATGCAGGAACTTGATGTATCCCATCGCTTCGTGCAGCACTGACGCCGTATCTGTCTGCACATTTTCCAGTTCcccacaaaacaaaacaaaacaatagtAGTGAACCACTCTTCGATTTCCCATATTTTGActtgtttgttttttgtctTCTCGTTTAAGGATTTATTTCGTCATCAGATAtgcaagaaatttaaaaaaaaaaaaaaagttttcacctttccGAAGGGTGAAACCAGCTGCTGCAGCGTCAGGATTCGCTCCCcaagcttctctctcctcccctgcTGTTCGAAACAGAGCTCATTATTGATTTCCCAgacagagaagaaagagaagttaATTAATTTGGTACATGCAAATGTTGCTCATGTTAATCTGACCTTTGGAAGAGCTTTTGAAGGAGGGCTCTGAATTTTGCTCTTTTTACTAGTTTTTCGGATTGGGACATCATCCTTGGAAGTTACTAACGATTCCTGACTAGaccctcctctcttcctctgcttGTTCAAAGAATCCCCACAAACGAAAAGGCAGAATATTTCAGTAGACAACAAGATGAACTCAATATGCACGATGACGTCTTGCTAGGGAATGCAAGTACTGCTTACCCTGGGCTTGCGAGGTGCGTTGCAGCTTGTGCTTTTAGTgcaggagggaggaggaagtgaagcAGAAGCAGGAGGAGTGCATGCGACCGTGGCTTGTTGGCTCTGATGGAAAAGCAGAGACCGGCCTCGCTCTTCAGCTACGTCTCTTCCGAAACAGAGCATCTGGGGAGACTTCTTGTCCTTCGGGAAGATGAAGCTCTGCTTTTCCATCGCGGGCTCTACACCCTCCACCCCATTCGCCAGAAGCAACTGACAGAAACTTCCGCTCTCATCAACGTTGTCTTCCTCTGCAAAATCTACCTCGTCCGCCATCATTAAAACCCTCTCGCTgctcaaaatagatttttctttttcttttttcgggcTCACTCAcggtggggagagagagagagagagagagagagaagggggggacTTGGGAGAAAACAACggaagcttcttcttcttccttggacccctttaaattcttaaattctttcCGAGCGAGAGTGAAAACATAGGTGTCAATGGTTAAAGACGGTACGTGGTGAAAATGGGAAAACGAAAGGGCAGCGATGGGATTTccgaggaggaggtggagggaggggaggggggtTTTGCTTCGGTAATCTGGCTTGGAGATTGGATTTAGCGAGCGGAGTTTAGTTTCAGTCAAACCACCACGCCCGGCCCGAGAAAACCGGAGTGCACTGTGTTTTGCACCTCGTTTACACCCTCCAacgcaatctctctctctctctctctctctctctctctcgcagctCAGTCCTCCCGGGCCAGGACGagaaaaattgaaatacgatcgctGACTAGTCCGCTGTTCGCTGTACTTCTCTGCTTAAACCTGACCGAGCTGACACGAGATGCATTATTGCTTTGCTCGGACTTAGACTTTGATAATGGAAAGAGATGATGAGACTAGCGTTTTTGAAGACCCTTTTTGGCTTTCATTTGTAATTTCCAGAAACTGGGGCCAATTTCGACCGGACAAAGAAAAACTCTCGGGACAGAAGTTTTCTCGCTTACGAGTACAGGACGGGTTCTCGAGTAGTGAGTATTGTACTGTCTTCTTCAACCGATGAAGTTGACCCTTTCATGGGCCGGGGGTCCGCAACCTGCTGCCCAGGATATCATTTCGGGCCCCTGCTTCTCCTCTTCTGACGAGAAAAATCAAAGCTTGATTCTCAGAGGTCTCTACCCCGGGGTgacgtagagagagagagagaggcgagaCGGGTTCCCGACATTTGTTTCATCGCACGTTGCGCCTGCCGACTCCTCATCGAGATGTTAGTTCCACTCATGGTTCAGCGTGTCCATCTGCCCGTCCGTCCTTCCTATGTTCGACCCCATTTAAACGACCCAAAGCCCTCCATCCGATTAGTTTATTGCATCAGCTGAACATAAACCAAGTTGCTAACATTAGTTTACGATGATTTGGATGCTATTATTCACCACAACCAAGAGATTGCCAAACATCTACTTGCAGCTGGCTCATTTTCGAGGCTCCAGGCATTTTGACTAATAAATATGCTTCTATCTATTTTCAGAAGTATCCTTGGAGCAGATGATGAACATCGAAAAGATGATTTCATTTTTCCCAGGCAAAAACACTAGAGCGAGCTCTCTTAAGGATGTACTTGGGCATCTACAAAAAGGGTATCTGCAAATTTTATCCGTTAGAAATCTAAATAATCTTGATACCTCACCTCCAACTTCCGAAGGACTGACCTAAGGAGCCTCTTAATTCTTAGCATCCAAAAGGTCAAAATTAATACATGAATCTCCATACTCAGTTTCTCACCAGTAGTATTGCTCCTAATTCATCTCAGCCATCCGATGCATAAAAGGTCAGGCATTACAATGCCttattttccatttcaaatGGCTGAAATGACCTAGGAATCAGGAGCGATGATCCGGAAGCATGTAATATTTGCTTGACAGTGAGGGATACTACAACGCCCAATTTGGTAAGAGACTCAGTACTAATATAATCGCACTGAGCAGTTCACACAACATGGCAGCCACATTTTCAATTGCCTCTTAGATTCCAAAGAACCTTGTTGCAAAGTAACAACTCTAGAACCGTGGTCCTATATCTGCCCCAAAGAGAAGCGTGGTCCTATATCTGCCCCAGAGAGAAGCATGGTCCTATGAATTTCACAGTACAAAGCAAAACCCCATGCGTGATGTAGGAGAGAAGCAGCTGATGGAACTATTGCCTTAAGTCCAGAAATTAGTTAAGAGGATCGCTCCAACTCAAAGACTGAGAGAGAACTGATCCCCAAATATCACATTTCTAGCCCTCTTGCTCTGCATCTGTAATTGGCAAAATGCCTTCTAGCTGAATAAAAGCTCGATGAGCTTTGTCAAACTAAAGTCATCATGAAAATAAGTTCCATCTATAGTTCGTAGCCTCTAAAGAAAGAGGCAACACAATTACTGCTGATTACTGGTTTCAGCCACATTACAAAGTACCCCGTTTCACTTAGCATTCCAAAAGATCCTCATAGAAAGTAGTATGACCACATACAAAAGACAGCCACAAATGCTTCCGAAGTACCATAATTACCTTCGCCACTCCTCCCTCCAGTCTAGCAATTATCCAGAGCTCATAatggcaaagaaagaaaaaggcaaggCAACACGAGAGACCCAATAATTGTGCATACATCAATCTAAAACCTACTGAACAGAAAGCTCGCGGAACACGGGGATTTTGCTTACTATGCTGCTTAGCCTGTAAGTGGCGTGTGCTCAATCAAGCAATAGATCACGAAACAGAGAACAACCATCTAGGCAAAGAGACATTGCAGTAGCAAGGAACAATTCCAAAACAAATGCAGCCAGAGAATAAAAGTTGTCAAGTAAGTCAGTTATGGAAGCTGGGATGGTGATTCTAGCAAATGAATTCTCGTCATTGTCAGCATTATTTCTTATCCTTGACATTGTAAATGAATTATTGACATTGCCAGCATTACTTTACCTAGCAAGCCCTAAAAAACCTGACAAAACTTCATCACGAGTATCAAAATTTGCATCCACCGAGGCATGACAACCCCGGATTTCCAAATTCGAACCTCACTCGGCTCTACCGACCACGAAACGCTACACGAACGCTCAAATGCCGCGTGCGCAAAGCATCGACCAACCCGCAGAAGAACACGGACTGGTTAGGTCAGGAAATGAACATACTCGATCCATCAACCGAGGCAGATCTCCTTGAGCCTATTCGCAGCAGATTCCTCCACCGAGTACTGCACTCAGAAGGACGGAGAATTAAGGATAACAGGACGAGCAGAACCctaatcgagagagagagagagagagagagcgcgtgCCTTGTTGAGGACCCAGATCGAGTGGTTGTAAGCACGGTGGAAGAGCTCGTCCAGGGCGCTGGggtcggcggcgtcggcgtccCGGTAGTTGACGAAGTTCTCGCGGGCGTACTTGGCGTAGTAAGGCCTCGAGTCCTTGGGCAACCGCCGCACCAGCCTCAGCACCTCGCCGTACACCCTCAGCGCTTTCTCCATCGCCGTCTTGTCTTTCCCTCTTCCCCCGAAGAGCGGTCACGCCGACTCCGAGTTGCAGGCGCTTTCTTCCTGCCCTTCCCCGTTTGACTCGACGGGTTCCAGCGGAGGCTGGGCCTGAAAAGGCCCGAGAAGCTCTCGGGCCCGCCCGTTAATTAAGAACAACAAAGGGAATAATGATGCATATGATTTTTATACTTTGACccgaaaatataaaattggatTTGGGAGAGCTTTTGGGAAAAGTTTTTAaggaaatgcaatttttttttatttaaagcgTTTGAGATCTTCTCTTCATCATGTCATAGCGCATGAATTAATTAATGTATTGTTTTAGGTGAAATTTCTAAGCCGAAAAATGATTTAGTTTATAATAAAACCCTTTTTcccaaaattggatttttgaaaGGAATGAGCCATTTACAATGAAAATCTATGACAACTTTTAGATGTGGGGAAGAAATTGGGAAACATTCTCTAGATTCCTCCATCAAAGAATGGCCATCTTCCTAGAGAAACTAAACATGATCCATTCAAAAAACCTCggcatgaaaaagaaagaatcaacaATGCCACACATCTCAACTTCAGCTCTCAATATCACTGAATGCAAGAGACATAGAGGGGAAGGGGGTGGAGCCAGGCGTGGGACTAGGCAACGTAATGGCAATGGCGAGGGCTTGGGTGGCAAGGATAATATTCACTAGAGAGGCAAGCTTCGGCAACCGATCAAAGAGGCAAGCTTTGGTGATTGAAGAGGCAAGCTTTGGCGACCAAAGATATAAGCTTTTAAGTGGTAAAGTGAGGTCTCAAGAAGAGTCAAGAAGAATAGAGGGGAAGGGAAAGGAAGCGACGTGGCATATTTGCTTGGAAAAAGAATAGTAGAAGAttaggatttttatttaaaaaaggattaaacttggaattttaataaaattttgagggtAACAAAggaataacaatttttttttttttttaagatgcaCGTGCCTTTGTGGCTTGTTATCGgagagggcaaaaaaaaaatttcatgtcttGCAAAAGGCTATCATTTGTACAATAGGCCTTCAAAAAATTATGCCAAACACTACAAATTTGTCCCAAGGGACTTTGAATGCccacaaatcttttgaaatGTCACTTGCAAACACAGCCATAATATAGTTCCTGAATTTTAAATATATCTAATgtggttcatgaatttttaagctccattttggaaaattttcctaTAAAACAATTGCTTTCatcacttaaaaaataaatgaacaaaatatatttcaattgttcacaaaaatattcaaacataaattattatggataattaaaatatttttattgactgATTACTTCTAATGGTAGAAgtaattattttagaaaatgttcCCAAAATCCTTCACTTTTTACGAAACAAATAGAACCTTAATTTGTTAAATGTGATTGATGTAGTtgtaatatgaaaatgttcaatatcatCTTTATATATGTAAATTCTATTAATTCAAAATCataataatattgaacattttcatataattcatgtattaatttttttttgaaataaggtattaaattgaatatgtacaaaaaattcatgaattatattaaataaattaaaaactcacGAACCATATTATGCATTAAGCTAAAATTCAAGTATcttattgaacaaattaaaaatttatagattatGTTACACGTTAAACCAAAATTCAATACTATTTGcatgatttttccaaaaaaaaaataaaagaaaaaaaaatcagtttttaaaCGCTCTATAAAGAGAAATAATATTCCATTGCTCCTATCCTCAAATTCATTTGTTTATCCAATCTAGTCTTCATTGAAATAAGTTTCTATAGTATAATCAGGTTTAGAAGTGACATCTTCACCTGGGTTGACCACTAGGAAACCTAAAGCGTAAGGAACATGTTCATCATTGACTAGAACGGTTTCTAAATTAGCTACAATGAAGGGCCTCAATTTAGTTTTATGTGAAGTTTTTAATTACATAAGATGCTAGGCCGTAGCAAAGttggaaatgaaatgaaagttcaAGTAATTGTGTGGGTTTTAGGCAAGTGGAACTGTGTGTAATATTATTGTTACATTTAGGAATGGTCTTTCcctcttttgaaaaggaagtcttttatgctttttgtttttttctt
Above is a window of Eucalyptus grandis isolate ANBG69807.140 chromosome 9, ASM1654582v1, whole genome shotgun sequence DNA encoding:
- the LOC104418686 gene encoding alpha-L-fucosidase 2 yields the protein MAMEDEGWVLVSKPREKDHWSPSGLPVGSDAEDPGPLKITSGEPAKHWTDAFPIGNGRLGAMVWGSVLSETLQLNEDTLWTGVPGNYADPNAPEALSKVRKLVDEGQYAEATAAAVKLSDHPSDVYQLLGDIKLDFDDSHRSYAEETYHRELDLDTATVTVKYSVNDVEFTREYFASCPDQVVVMKLSADKPGSISFTVSLDSKLHHHTYVNGKVEIVMEGSCPGQRISPKVNANDNPKGVQFAAVLHLLISDGQGTINVLDNKRLVVEGSDWAVLLLVASSSFKDPFTKPSDSPRDPTSESIRFMESIRKLSYSDLLSRHLNDYQSLFHRASLQLSKNAKPALKDKSLEINRVLSSASVSLIKDSDTISTAERVKSFQTDEDPSLVELLFQYGRYLLISSSRPGTQVSNLQGIWNKDIEPAWDAAPHLNINLQMNYWPSLSCNLKECQEPLFDFISSLSVNGSKTAKVNYEASGWVAHQVSDIWAKTSPDRGEAVWALWPMGGAWLCTHLWEHYAYTLDKDFLKSKAYPLLEGCAAFLLDWLIEGRGGYLETNPSTSPEHTFTAPDGKPASVSYSTTMDIAIIKEVFMEIVAAAEILGKNGDALILKVQEAQKRLPPTKIARDGSIMEWAEDFEDPDVHHRHVSHLFGLFPGHTISVDKTPDLCRAADYTLYKRGEEGPGWSTTWKIALWARLHNSEHAYRMVKHLFNLVDPDHESSFEGGLYSNLFTAHPPFQIDANFGFSAAVAEMLVQSTMKDLLLLPALPRDKWPNGCVKGLKARGGVTVNICWKGAEMHEVGLWSENHNAIRQLHYRGAKVTAKLSPGKVYTFNKRLKCTRMNSL
- the LOC104418687 gene encoding transcription factor bHLH154; the protein is MMADEVDFAEEDNVDESGSFCQLLLANGVEGVEPAMEKQSFIFPKDKKSPQMLCFGRDVAEERGRSLLFHQSQQATVACTPPASASLPPPSCTKSTSCNAPRKPRRKRGGSSQESLVTSKDDVPIRKTSKKSKIQSPPSKALPKGRREKLGERILTLQQLVSPFGKTDTASVLHEAMGYIKFLHEQVQVLCSPYLQQPSTPTHLLPEFGENGGQEGSSKDLRSRGLCLVPMACTYHLQSSNNGADLWSPSMATSFSSSSTKE
- the LOC104418688 gene encoding LYR motif-containing protein At3g19508, with product MEKALRVYGEVLRLVRRLPKDSRPYYAKYARENFVNYRDADAADPSALDELFHRAYNHSIWVLNKYSVEESAANRLKEICLG